GCTTCCGCCGGCCAGTGAGATAGATGAATTCAAAGATGCCCTTGTACTCAATCTCAGCGGCTTTGAAGACTGCCCTGAGTTCGTCTTCGCTCAAGACACTGATGGGCGGTTCTGGCACCGATAGCAATTGACACCTCACCGTTCGTTTTGTAATGAGCTTCCACCGAGAGGAGCGATTGAGAATCGATGAGACGAGAAGAAGGCAATTGTTCACCGACTTCGCAGAGAGGCCACGATTTAAGAATTTGCCCGCCAGTCGATCGAGCTCATATTCTGTGAGCCCGTCCGGCGTCATATCACCAATCAACGGTATGATATGACATCGAAGCCTGGAGGCATTGGCGCCATGACTCCGACAATGATGGCGGCTCCAATCTTCAAGCCACCGTTCGGCCAAATCACCGAATGTCAGGGATCCGTTGGTCTTTGCATTGCGTCGGATTACCGACGCCATATTTTGGATAATCATTTCCCTGGGGCGGGTCCATCCGCTGCCCCCTGGTTGCTCCACACATCCAGTGAGGAGCCTCCGCGGGAAACGGTCCAAGGGCTGCCAAATATCATAGTCTATTTTTTAGACGCAGTCAACCCCCGTGGTCTAACCAGAATACTGGGAAGGCCTAAAATAGGGCGGCTGTAATTTATATCAGCGGAAAACGGAATGCATGGTTAACCCCGAAGTCCAGCACCAAAGGTGGATCATGTCTCCTCCTCAGCTGTTGAATAACTCAGTTGTGCGCACCCCGGACAGTTACCAATCAGAGCATTAAACCTCGCATGAATCATTCCAATATCGTATGTAAACACTTGCCTCGTTGGTAATTAGATTATGGGATTGAAAGCCGGCTGTGAAGCCCCTATTTTTATTTTGCCATTCAGCAGCGACCCTTTTCTCTCAACCAACATTGTCGGGAGGGGAATTATGATTGGAGCCATTGTTATGTTTACTCTCGCCGGAATTCTGCTGATCGCTTTGGGACTGAAAGCGCGGTCAAATGCCCGGAAGGGGGAGAGTAGAAGTGTCAGGCAATCCCCGGACTACATCAAAGTCCCACAACGGCCTGAATCTATAAATAAGATATACGATGCATTCAGCGACACGGCAAAGGGAGCGTCTTATAAAATAAACCCTTATGAGATGACGTGCACATGCCCTGATTTTGTTGATAGGAGGGCAAACTATAAGCCCAATGATGTCCGAAGAGCCTGCAAGCATCTCGCGAGATTTTTGAGGAATCTCGATGTAATTTGTGATGAAGATGAGTTCCTTGCAGAGCTCTTGGAGGAGAGTGGAGGTAGAGGCGGAGTCCCACATTTCCTCTATCAACGTCAGATTTTCGACACAACTCCTGTATTAATCGGATTCAGCCCGAGTTGGTCAGGAGTGAAAGTGTTCTCCAGAGAGAGACAACCAAGGGATGCTCCAAAGCAATACACCGGTCCGGTGAATTGCACAGAGTATGATCTGGAGCGGAGGGCGTGGACCAGCATTGACAAGCCGTATGGTGCCCGTGAGATCAAGCGCCTAATTAACAACATTGTCCGGTAGGGCCATTATGGAGAGAACGATAGGGTCCCTCAAAAGAAGGGTAAAAAGCGGAAGTGTCAGAAACAGCATTGGGATTCCTGTTCGGATCCATAGGTGGTGCGCCCGGTTTGGGAGTGCAATTACGGTTCTGATCAAGCGGGGGATTGCTCCCCCGCTTTTTTACTTTCCTTATGCCGCCTCTGGAAGCTCCGTGGGTGAAGGCTTGCAGAAGAACATTGCGAGCCCCCTGATGAACCTCGGAACAAACATGTGCTCGAGCTTCGACTCGAGAATTCCCCCAACGATCGGGAGGTTCGGGTCGATGCCGAAGTAGATCGCTTCAGCGGTCTCCGTGATGAGCCGGTAGATGTCCTCCTTGTCGATCGTTCCGTCGGCCGCGAGGATTGCCGCTCTCGCGCCGGTCTCCGTCACGATCAACTCGATGAGGTCTATAGCCTCACCCCCGGTTATCCGCCCATCCGCCATCATCTTTTCCCACTCATCCTTGATCTTTTTTTCAAGATCACCGTTTTCCAACAGTATCTCTTTTGACATAAATCCTCCTTGTGTGAACTGACCGGCCCCGGGGTGGGCTACGGAGAGGGACAAGAGCGCAGCCCACCAGCCCAGAGCCAACGGATTCTATTTGTTTTTCTTTGTGGCGGCGACGAGCTCCCCCTCGATACGCCTCGCTGATCTCGAGACCCATCCTGAAATCGAAGTGGCACATCTCCAGCGGACCTCTTGGACCGAACCCCAGTGCATCTGGAGCCTCCCAGGTGACTGATCCGTCCTCTGACCAGATGGCAAAGTCCACCCTCAGGAGTATGCCCGGTTGAGCCAGCCGTCCCGGAACGCCGCTTGATCGGCGTCGCGCGCCACCCTGAGTCGGTACTCGCCGGCGGCCTCGGAGCGAAGCGCGGCCATGAGCGCAGCCGCGTCGGCGCGCCTGGAAGCCCCGCAGGTCTTGAGCCCGAGAAGGCCATCGACCTTGACCCGGAGGCCGCAGGCGCGCAGGGCACGCTGGAGGCAGATGACTGCTGTCTGATCCCCGAGGTTCACGGCGAGGTCGAAGACCTTGCTGGCCACTGGCTCGGGCAGCTGCTCGTAACCGTGGCCCAACCAGTAGCGCTGCCAGTAGATATCGATCGCCTGCTCGCGGGTGAGCTCCCGCACGTTCACATCGGGGTTCCACTGCTGCGAGATCCCGAATTTCGTGGGCCCGCCGCGGTCTTCCGGGTGATCATTGAGGACCTCGCCCTCGTGCTCGAGGACGAATTCGATCGCCTGCTCAAATAGCACCCTGCTCATCACGCCCTGCTCCTCCGTGGAAACGGAGACGATTCTTTTGATCTCCCGGCTCATCTCAACTGCCCCCGTTCGCCTTTTTAATCTCTTTGGCAAACTCGGCCGGCAATGCGCGCATCGCCGCAATCTGTTTATCATTGGATTCGCGCAGAAGCTGAAACATATCCCGATGATCGCGGAGGACAGTTTCGCGAAATGATTTTGCCCTCTCGCTCTCTGCGACTCGAGATTCTTTGATGGAGCGCACCAACCCGACAACCTCGTCGCACTTTTGATTGGACGATCCCTCATTCCCGTTTAGGCTCTTCGGTTTGTATCCCTTCACGAATCCAAACACGAGTTCCAGTATCTTGAGGGCAAAAAGCCCGCCCAAACCCAGTGCGCCGATCTCTGTCGCGTTACCCAATGGCATTCCAAAGCCCCCCTAAAACCTTGTTATATTGTAGACCGCGTCGACGTGCACGAGCTGGATATAAGTGAAGCTTGTCCCTGACAATGTGAGTGTAAGCTTTATCGTCATATCTGTTCCGGGGGCATCCGATGGCAAGGTCCCTCCTGCTATAACAAAGGGCCCATGCTCCTGCCTTCTGTAGTCGTACGTCGTCGTGTCATCGAGGATATAATCGGCCGCGTCAGTCACCCCCGTCGTCACCATCGTCGAGGTGATCTTGGTCGCTGATTCGCCATAGCCATATTGTTTGTATGAGAGATCAAATCGCACTTCCCAGTTTGCCGCCGTAACATCTACCGGCGAATAGACAATATAGAATTCTAGGTCTTCTGAAATGTCGAATTCTGGCGGGATGTACCAATCGAAGTTAATCGCATCGGCCGTTGTAAGCAGAATGCACGGGACGTTCGTATCTGTTCCTGTGCCATCTTTCAGCATATCACCGCCGCCGCCAGGTCCAGCCGATGACGCATCGTCCCAAAAAATAATCGGTTGAGTTGTTAAGCCGTCGACCGAATAAGTCGCGTGGGGCGGTCGAAAGATAACCTCTCTTCGTTTGGTATCTAAAACGAATAGGGTTTCACGCACCGTCATCGTTTTAAAGCTCCACAAGGAATCCATATCATAAGAAAGAAACTTGCTTTCCGGAATGAGCTTCGTAACAAGAAGGTTCGAATTGTTAATGAACCCAGGGGAGCAATCGACGCCAAGAAGGGTTCCATCGATAATCTCTTCGGTTCCTACGGCGCCGGCGCCGATGACTCGTTTGGTCGCCGCGCCCGTAGCCATATGGATGGTGTCGACCTCCATGGTATCGATTTTGGATCCGGGTATAGACCAATCGATCAGGTCAGCGCCAGGCACGCTATTATTCAGGATATGCGCACCGGTGAGTGTGCTCGTGACGACATGCTTCCCTTGAATGATTCTGCTCTGCAAAAACTTGCTATCATTGATGATCGAGTCGGTGAATGCCCAGGATGGGATAATGGCAACCTGAAATGCCGATTGGCCGATGGATTCAGCCGGAAGCGTATCTCCCCAGATCGGTATAAATCGATAATTGGACGAGCACAGACTGTCAACGCCAACCGTGTCCCAGAATGACGCTTTGGTCGTTGGGGGACTATCAAACGCCCATACTCCGATTGTATCGCCGTCTTCATCGGAGTAGTCCCACATCAGATCAGGATGGAGAGTGTCACCCTCAACATCGGTAATGATCATCACGTAGGAATCTATAACCCTGCGGAAGATTCCGCTCGGGTATCGGAAGCTGAAGCAATGCCGCCCAGTGACATCGCCATAGCCTACCGCTCCGGCCGGTAGGAAGTCCGTCAAGCACAAGCCGACAATTATTAGGATCCCCAATAGATAGAATAATAAGCGATTCATTAGACAATTCCCCCCTCCGGTACTCCCATCCCTGTAGCCGCTTCGGGATCGCCGGCGGCTGCCGTTTCTGAGATGAGGTTCAATATTGTTTTGCGCTGAGACGAGTAATGCGCGTATCCCCTCAGGACACAGATGATTTCATTATTCGGTTCATCCGGGAGATCGTATTCAGATCTCACGCGGATTCGATTGACCCCTGAAATCCAAGGGGCATAGGGAATCTCTGCATCAAAAGGCAGCTTTGGATCCTTCAGATATTGAGTCAGGGCATAGGCGAGATGAGGGGCAACCAATGTTGAGATATAATAATTCTCATCGAGCGTCAGCTTCTTCTTCCCGGATCTCAGAATGCTCGATGGGCTGTCCGAGGTGGCCGTGAAAAACTCAGCCTTCACCGCTCTCGCGCCGGTAAAGTCCAATTCCACAACGTCACCAACAAGCCAGCGTCTTTCCTCGATATTGTCGGTATTCTCCACATTGAATTGAGCGACGAGTCCGGTGTTCCCAATGTAGACGGGTCGGCCGTGGATAGGATGCAGATAAAAGCGTATGGGAGCGCCTCCATAATGGATGGCCATCTCCGTATCAAAGTAGGCCCTGGTGGCCAAAAGTTCTTTCTGACCGGGGTAATACCCATCAGCACTATCGAGCCGACTGACTCTGGTAATCAGAAAGGCCTCATATCCGATTTCCGCCACGTACCCCGTATATGGAAATTCTGTCGGGGTGACATAAATCGTGACTGGATTGCCAGTGGCCGGGATCGTGTCAATAATCTGGCCGTGCCCCTCAAGGCCGGTTTGGTATTCCTGCACCGCCTTATAGCCGCGCATGGGAACGATCTTAACGGTTGTTCCTCGAGGGATAATTGGAGCTACCCACTCAGCGCTTGGTGTCA
The Candidatus Eisenbacteria bacterium genome window above contains:
- a CDS encoding site-specific integrase, whose translation is MASVIRRNAKTNGSLTFGDLAERWLEDWSRHHCRSHGANASRLRCHIIPLIGDMTPDGLTEYELDRLAGKFLNRGLSAKSVNNCLLLVSSILNRSSRWKLITKRTVRCQLLSVPEPPISVLSEDELRAVFKAAEIEYKGIFEFIYLTGRRKREVLDLTAEQVDFHGKAIRLTASKSLRLVSVPLIEPAMEIIQERYGSANPWIFPSPRTGMPYADIRKPWRRALREARIEKPYTIHHLRHSCASHLLFKTGDLRLVQQMLGHRSIQTTTRYARLNIEWMREKMEVLSLGL
- a CDS encoding peptidoglycan-binding protein, with translation MSREIKRIVSVSTEEQGVMSRVLFEQAIEFVLEHEGEVLNDHPEDRGGPTKFGISQQWNPDVNVRELTREQAIDIYWQRYWLGHGYEQLPEPVASKVFDLAVNLGDQTAVICLQRALRACGLRVKVDGLLGLKTCGASRRADAAALMAALRSEAAGEYRLRVARDADQAAFRDGWLNRAYS